Part of the Fusarium musae strain F31 chromosome 3, whole genome shotgun sequence genome, TTGCGTCAGATCACCAATAGCACGGACAGAACCCTGCATGAGTTGAGTTGCTGCAGTGGAATAAACGGCGAGAGGGAACTGCTATGAGACAAGGGCTTTTCCAGATCCGTTGGGTAGTGCAGTAGTTGGCGTGGCTTACTGAGGTCTTGGCCTTACCAACCACTGATACGAACTCCCGACCGGCCATTTTTTTTGCGCTAGGGAGGGCAAGGGTCTAGATCGTGGGTGGGCTGCTTGCTTAGCTCGACATCGTGGGTGAGCGGGCTGTGTGCGATATGCGTCCAGGGACTTTGAACTAAAGCATGCGGATTGTCAGCAGAGGAGGTAATTCCCTGTTGCTGACGTCAGGTCAATCATCAGAAGTCAATTGACTCACTGTAACAACAATTTAATCATTTCTTCTCTGCTCGTGGTATTTTCGTATGATACTCTGTCGTAAGGTCGGCTAGTCTACTCCCGTAAATGTCCAGGCTAAACGGCCAACCTCCCCAAATACGAGACGCTATCAAGACAGACGGCGGCTAAGAAAATGGGAGGCTGCAAAACAGCTGTATCCGTAAAAGAAGGTTACGATAGGGATGACTATGACCCGCccgttcttcttttcttgtaCCGCCGCTCTAACCGACTTTTACTTCTCCATTCTTCTCTGCATGTCGACCCTAGACCGAGAACATGTCAAAGCTCTACCCCGCTGATCGTTATCAGCTCTCCACAGATGAACGACAATCTGCAGGTCTATTGTTTCGGAgacttgaagatctcgaggATCTTTATTTGAGAACGCAGTTAACCAACTGATTTGATGTTATTGAGATGGCAATTCATCCATCGATTTATCACTCAATAAAGCTCATGATTCTgccaagagagagagaagtaAGCTTCCATCGCGGGCTCAGCTGATCCGTCATGAGGTGCTATACCCCGCTTGAACCATGCATCGCCATGGAGAACAGGGCCCTTGATGCATGCATCACCACTCGGACCCGGCATCATCGACAGAACATGCATGTCTGACCGTATATCGACTTCCCCGCTTCCACATGCTGATTCAAGCAGTTCTCGTGCTTTAATCAGCATAGACCTTCCTGATGAAGACATCACGACGTGTATGCATGTAACCCAATTGTTCACTCGCGCGTCAATCATAGCGTTAGTTGATGCGATGGGACGTTGGATATTCACAAGTTCCACCGAGACAAGGCTGTAGTGAGGGGAAATGCATGATGACTTGGttggttgaggaagaggttcaGGTGATTCTCAGCCTCATGGTCTAGTGATCAATAGCTCGGGGCCATCCTGGCATCCGCGTACCCGTGCTGCCGTCTGTAACCCCGCTTGTTCCCGCCTACGCCTAACCGTGAGCATCACCATCATTAGCTCAACGGCCAATTCCGCATTCTTTCACGAGGTCAAGAAGTGAAGCTATTCTCAACATTGCAAAATAGAAGCATTTTAACGCAAGGCACAGCCGTATTTTAGCAGTAGCCAATGTCTAAAAATACCAATTAGAACCGCGCTTTCACAAATGCGGTACAACGTTGCAAAAGGTGAGCGCCACGATCGGTGGCTGGTTCCATGCCTCAACAATAGGCTGGTTCCGGAGGTCCCGAACGTTAAATCTGACCGATTGGGTGACAATCCAACACGAGGCATATTTGAATACGATCGCTAGACGAGAGGATATTCAATCTTTGAATAAGCCACTGTGGCTAGAAATTTGATTGTCACTTGGCGATTCTTAATAGCGCCGGATTGTTCATTCAATTTATCTCGGCATTCCTCCCCTCGTATAGCCAAAATGGAGCTGCATTCCAGGGACCGAACTGAAGAAATGGAACGATTTACTCCACGGAAGAATTCTTCTAGCCTCAAGAACCATTCCCGCCGACATCCAATCTCATTACAGCTGCATGACCTCGAGTTGTTCCAGAAGCATTTGGATCATCGAACCAGTAATCGTGCACGACTTCAAATCCCGACTTCTCGTAGCACTTCATAGCCGCGACAGAGTTGAAATTGACCAGAAGAACCAGCATAACCTTTTTGCCCTCCTTTTGCCTTGCTGCGAGTTCCTTGGCGTATTCAATCAGCTTGTTCGCCAAGCCCTTGCGCCTCTGAGACGGAGGAACGTAAATCGCGTTCAGGACGTAAGCCGACTCGATCTCATCTGCAATCGGACCAAAGTAAAGACTTCCAGATTCGAATTTCTGCCGATCTTCCCATGTTTTGGCTGCTGTCTTGGCTTCGAGTGGGCCGTAGAGAATAAGCGATGCGAGCCATGGTTGGTTCAGAATCAGTGAGAGGTCGTCAACTGTGCCTGGGTTTGGgtcgaagacgatgatgatgctcgATGCAAGTGGGTTGCTTAGACGGGCTTCCCATGTGTCCTTCGTGAAATTCGCTTCGCGAGCATAGTTTGAGCTGAAAGACTCGGGGGATTGTTGCAGAGAAAGCAGGCGGAAATTTTTGGACTGGTCCACGAGTTTGTCCCATTGACTTGGGTCGGACAGCGACTTTGGCAGAGTTAGAGCTTTGAGAGACATCTTGAGGCTTATTTGACTTGTGTTGAATGTATCTGGGCGTCGGCGGCCTAAGTATGTTGGTTGAAAGTCGATATCCGATTCTTATGACTCATTCGGATCACGCAATCGCGCATACCAATCAGGCAGCCATCGTAAATCCCAAGAGACCAACGATATGATACTCAATTCACACTCGTCGCGATCCTCGAAATCAAGATTCCCAAAGCTTATTCAACAAAGTGCTGGTTGGCCAAGCATGATCACGCTCAAGCAACGTCACCAACTCCATAATCGCAGCCTGTTCTCCCGGATCTTGGAAATACTCGCCACACATGGACAatccaacagcagcagtcaCCATTCCCTCTTGGCACCACTTTTGCGACATAGCCAAACCGCAAACACGTCTAGTCGCTTCTCGCATAAGCTCTTCTAGTGCTTTGTGCGCAGCTCTGCCGCCAATGCCGAGTTGGATCTTGGTATCGTGCACAGCAAGGACTATACGTGCTAATTCGATATGTTGGAGGGCTAGCATTTGGCATGGACTGGTTATCCAGTATTCGGGGAAGTATTGACCTTCTGATGGGTTGCGTTCGCGGTAGTAGAGTGGTGCGAAATGAGGAGGTCGTTTCTCGTCCCAATTTCTCTGGAAGTCTTTGATAGCTTCCCATTGTTGGGACTGAGTTCGGTTATCGATTTGCTGttcgtcgtcgttgtcgtctGGGTAGCAGAATTTGAGGACGTGGGCACACCAGATGAGAACTCGGTTGGTCCAGTCATAGTCATCAGCGGCCAAGGTATCATCAAAAATTCCATAGTTCTCGACAGGGAGGATCGGTAGTCGGAATGGACGGCGATGCATGAGAACCGACCAGATCTCTTGACGAAGTGCAATAAGACAAGCTGAGAATCGAAGAGACGAAAGCGACGTTGCATAGACATCTGATCCGCGGGGAGGTTGAAGAATTAGGTGCAGGAGCCCGTCTGCGTCGTTTTGAAAAGCCTGGAATACGGCACGGACAGCAATGGAGAAAGTCTCGTTATCGGTGCCGGTAAAGTGAGCTAGGAAAGTGTCAGAAATGGGCGACACGAGGGAAAGGAATTCTTACTGTCAACCTGCTCATGATATCTCAGTATGGTAATGGCCGCTAAAGCATCATCACTGCATGAATTGATCGGATCTGCGGACACCCCCATCAGATGCGAAATGCACTTGTTATGATAGTGTATAGCCGATTCCTTATGCAGATCCGGGAGCTTCATGCCTGCATACTCGATGATGCTGTCAGGATTTTGAAGTGACGAGACACGAGTGAGGAAGCGTGCAGAGGCGGTGCATATagcattgagaagaagagggctATGCACGGCGCGGAGAGGTATAACTGATATATAGTGGTGATCCCTGTCAGTGGTGTCGAACTATTTCGATGGTCAGCTTGAAGGTCCCTTGAGATGGCTCGAAATGGTCTTACCGCTCTTGCAAGCTTTTCGACGAAACAACGAAGGAGGCAAGCTTCCTCCAGGCTCAGCGGCAGAGACGAACTTGTACTCAAAAGCGTAGTTGGATTATGCAGTTCGAGATTCATCATAGAAGGAAGTGTATCTGCTTGATATAGCTGGGGGCCGTATCCACTGAAGGGTGACTGTTTATCAGTCCCGCTAGGGTTCGCATAGTTTCCCGTGGCCTCTTCAAGAGAGGCGTGCTGCCATTGCGTTGAGAAAGCAGGAAGGGATGCCGATCCATAATGTTCAGTAGCAAGATTTGATGGTCCACTTGGTGATGAAGTAAGTGGCAGTTGAgaaagatcttgatgacttCGGGATGTCCCAAAAGCATCTGGGGGCTCCTCTGAAAGTCCTTCAGCCAAAGAGGCCTCGTACTCGCCGGCTGTATGCGTGTCATCTTTTGATAACGTCTGCAAAACAGAAGCAGCGAAATCCAAACTCTCTGATTGAGATCCATTTTGAGACGACGGAGATTCAGCGGCTGTTGAACGGGAGTGGCGGGAAGCAGAGTTTGTTTCGTCGACAAAGGAAATTGTGTTTGATTTTTCTGTCAAGCTTGGTTAAAACAATGGCGATTTCGTAGATTGATCGGACTGACTCTGATTCGATGTTTCTATCCATGTTTGGTTCGGATCAAACTTGAACGTGTTTTCGCTCGTGATGAGCTTTTTGATGCGGAACCTTTTGGCTCGAGCGCAACTGATAGAAACCTTTTTACAATTGGCGCAGGGAGTTTCATTATCGCCTGGATACGTCAGTCTAAGGTATTCGGCCCTCAATGATATTTGGCATACATTTTAGATGCTTTTCTGCGAGTGGTGGTCAGCTTGATCAAGGTATCCTTGTAGGCTTTGACGAACCTCGACATTGATCGCAAGGCTTAGTACGAGTCCGAGGCGCCGAACTCAtgattatttaaagattggAGATGAGCTGCAAGAAGTAAGAGACGGATTAGGAAGGATTTCGCCGAGTTTGCAGGGCGAGAGGCGTGGAGTTGGCATAAGAATGAAATCTCGGGGAGTAGGCCGACTTCAAAGCAAGGATGTGAAATTGGCTTAATGGTGACTTTAGTTCACTGCTTCCCCGCATTTTAGCGGCTCTGATGACCTAACGCGGTCGAGTTAGTGGATTGATCCACTACAGCTACCCGGAACCAAGAATGACAGCTAAAGATTTGTAACTACCTTACACCACTACGCTCTCTTAAAACAATGACTCCTCAATCTCTACAAGCATTAAATCTTACTATTGATGTAAATACTTTAGATGCCCAAGTAAGGGCAGACGCTATATACAGATATCTTGCAGATCAGCCACTGTCGCCAACACGATAAGCTAAGGCCTAAGCTTATCTATTTAGACATGCGGGTGGTATTACCGCGTTCTGGCATGGATTCTGACTTAGAGGCGTTCAGCCATTATCCAGCATATGGTAGCTTTGCGGCACTGCCCAGTCAGACAGCCGCAATAACCAATTATGTGAATGAGCGGTTCCTCTCGTACTAAGCTCGATTACCATTGCGGTGAGGTCATCAGTAGGGTAAAACTAACCTGTCTCACGACGGTCTAAACCCAGCTCACGTTCCCTATTCAGATCTAGAGGTAGTAATTTATCTTGGCAATGATATTCCTCTGATACCAAGGCTCGCTTCCAGTAAATTTCCTCCTGGTAGCTCTCGACTGGTCGCCCATTTGAAGACAAGTTGCAGACAACTGACTCCAAAGCCCAGTGCTCGCCCTCCTGCAGGCTTCGCGCTGCAGGCGCTAATCCGTAGGACCCAATTTCTTGGGGGCCTGGCATGTCCCTTGAGCCGATCTCAGAGAGACCAGCCCACACCTTAGCATGCTCTACACGGGCCATATTGCAACAAGATCGCTCTAGTCGCCGGCTCCGCTCGGGATTGGCATATACTCCATAAATACTGGTTTGTCCTTAGCTTTCCCCGTCCAGGTTGTGTTGCCGCACAGCACCTGCAACTGTAATCGCTGTGTCGACTAGCTGGCATAATCACTCAGGCACTCGAGTGACCCAACTATCCCCACCATAGGGTTATTTCTGAGACCCGTTGTCTAGTGGGTGAACAATCCAACGCTTACCGAATTCTGCTTCGGTATGATAGGAAGAGCCGACATCGAAGGATCAAAAAGCGACGTCTCTGGAACCGTATCAGAGCCGCATTGTAACCAAGAATACCTAATGGACTAGAGTTTCAAGAAATCAAGCGTTGATAGAACGTTGACTATTGGCTTTATACAGCTAATTACACAAGTCCTC contains:
- a CDS encoding hypothetical protein (EggNog:ENOG41) translates to MKLPDLHKESAIHYHNKCISHLMGVSADPINSCSDDALAAITILRYHEQVDTHFTGTDNETFSIAVRAVFQAFQNDADGLLHLILQPPRGSDVYATSLSSLRFSACLIALRQEIWSVLMHRRPFRLPILPVENYGIFDDTLAADDYDWTNRVLIWCAHVLKFCYPDDNDDEQQIDNRTQSQQWEAIKDFQRNWDEKRPPHFAPLYYRERNPSEGQYFPEYWITSPCQMLALQHIELARIVLAVHDTKIQLGIGGRAAHKALEELMREATRRVCGLAMSQKWCQEGMVTAAVGLSMCGEYFQDPGEQAAIMELVTLLERDHAWPTSTLLNKLWES